A portion of the Stigmatopora argus isolate UIUO_Sarg chromosome 15, RoL_Sarg_1.0, whole genome shotgun sequence genome contains these proteins:
- the sdsl gene encoding serine dehydratase-like isoform X1 produces MTEHFHVNTPLLESAAMSKRMGITVYLKMENSQPSGSFKIRGIGYLCQQLASQAKGFVCSSGGNAGMAAAYATRKMGVPATIIVPSSTPHFVVQRLKDQHATVKIIGKVWDDANAEALRLVKTEGLAYVPPFDHPLIWKGHSSVILEVAASLSPNVKPGAVLTSVGGGGLLCGLVQGLKDVGWMDVPIIAMETVGADCLNASVKAGRIVTLDDITSEAKCLGAKTVCTKAFEYSQSNEVKIISEVVTDQQALHAVETFLDEERVLVEMACGATLAAVYSGVVHRLQEEGRLPPLMGPLLVIVCGGSNIDTEQLSILKQKLQTNSSTSTDCWETKRCSLSSCLTAKCLKPRRRWRR; encoded by the exons ATGACTGAACATTTCCATGTCAACACGCCCTTACTTGAAAGTGCTGCAATGTCCAAACGCATGGGAATAACGGTGTATCTGAAAATGGAGAATTCCCAGCCCTCTGGTTCATTCAAGATTCGGGGCATTGGATACCTGTGCCAACAG CTTGCATCACAAGCCAAAGGATTTGTGTGCTCCTCAG GTGGTAATGCTGGAATGGCAGCTGCCTATGCAACCCGAAAAATGGGTGTGCCAGCCACCATAATTGTTCCCTCATCAACACCGCATTTCGTTGTCCAAAGACTCAAGGATCAACATGCTACTGTGAAGATAATCGGCAAA GTATGGGATGACGCAAATGCTGAGGCTCTTAGACTTGTCAAAACTGAGGGTCTTGCCTATGTACCTCCGTTTGACCATCCCTTGATATG GAAGGGACACTCTAGTGTGATCTTAGAAGTTGCAGCCAGTTTGAGCCCAAATGTCAAGCCTGGGGCAGTGCTGACATCAGTGGGTGGAGGGGGCCTCCTTTGTGGGCTCGTCCAGGGCCTGAAGGATGTAGGCTGGATGGATGTGCCCATCATTGCCATGGAAACTGTTGGGGCAGACTGCTTGAATGCTTCAGTAAAGGCAGGAAGGATAGTTACTTTGGATGACATCACCAG TGAGGCTAAATGTCTTGGAGCAAAGACTGTTTGTACCAAAGCATTTGAATATAGTCAAAGCAATGAGGTCAAAATCATTTCTGAAGTGGTAACTGACCAGCAGGCTCTTCATGCTGTCGAGACATTCTTGG ATGAGGAGCGAGTACTGGTGGAAATGGCATGTGGAGCAACACTTGCAGCTGTTTACAGTGGAGTTGTGCACCGATTACAGGAAGAAG GTCGTCTACCACCTCTCATGGGACCCCTGCTGGTAATAGTGTGTGGGGGCAGCAACATCGACACTGAGCAGCTAtccattttgaaacaaaaactgCAGACCAA ttcctcaacgagcacagattgCTGGGAAACAAAAAGGTGCAGCTTGTCGAGCTGTTTGACAgcaaa
- the sdsl gene encoding serine dehydratase-like isoform X2 has product MTEHFHVNTPLLESAAMSKRMGITVYLKMENSQPSGSFKIRGIGYLCQQLASQAKGFVCSSGGNAGMAAAYATRKMGVPATIIVPSSTPHFVVQRLKDQHATVKIIGKVWDDANAEALRLVKTEGLAYVPPFDHPLIWKGHSSVILEVAASLSPNVKPGAVLTSVGGGGLLCGLVQGLKDVGWMDVPIIAMETVGADCLNASVKAGRIVTLDDITSEAKCLGAKTVCTKAFEYSQSNEVKIISEVVTDQQALHAVETFLDEERVLVEMACGATLAAVYSGVVHRLQEEVPQRAQIAGKQKGAACRAV; this is encoded by the exons ATGACTGAACATTTCCATGTCAACACGCCCTTACTTGAAAGTGCTGCAATGTCCAAACGCATGGGAATAACGGTGTATCTGAAAATGGAGAATTCCCAGCCCTCTGGTTCATTCAAGATTCGGGGCATTGGATACCTGTGCCAACAG CTTGCATCACAAGCCAAAGGATTTGTGTGCTCCTCAG GTGGTAATGCTGGAATGGCAGCTGCCTATGCAACCCGAAAAATGGGTGTGCCAGCCACCATAATTGTTCCCTCATCAACACCGCATTTCGTTGTCCAAAGACTCAAGGATCAACATGCTACTGTGAAGATAATCGGCAAA GTATGGGATGACGCAAATGCTGAGGCTCTTAGACTTGTCAAAACTGAGGGTCTTGCCTATGTACCTCCGTTTGACCATCCCTTGATATG GAAGGGACACTCTAGTGTGATCTTAGAAGTTGCAGCCAGTTTGAGCCCAAATGTCAAGCCTGGGGCAGTGCTGACATCAGTGGGTGGAGGGGGCCTCCTTTGTGGGCTCGTCCAGGGCCTGAAGGATGTAGGCTGGATGGATGTGCCCATCATTGCCATGGAAACTGTTGGGGCAGACTGCTTGAATGCTTCAGTAAAGGCAGGAAGGATAGTTACTTTGGATGACATCACCAG TGAGGCTAAATGTCTTGGAGCAAAGACTGTTTGTACCAAAGCATTTGAATATAGTCAAAGCAATGAGGTCAAAATCATTTCTGAAGTGGTAACTGACCAGCAGGCTCTTCATGCTGTCGAGACATTCTTGG ATGAGGAGCGAGTACTGGTGGAAATGGCATGTGGAGCAACACTTGCAGCTGTTTACAGTGGAGTTGTGCACCGATTACAGGAAGAAG ttcctcaacgagcacagattgCTGGGAAACAAAAAGGTGCAGCTTGTCGAGCTGTTTGA